A genomic stretch from Sulfobacillus thermosulfidooxidans includes:
- a CDS encoding HesB/IscA family protein, whose product MSLQIEVTPQAVAKLAELGTDKKADYVRVSAQQACGCGRIGYRMAWEEHVSADDEQFQAAGVTLVVDANSRPYIDGGVLDYQVDSMQEGFVLTNPHAQNGCSCGSH is encoded by the coding sequence ATGAGTTTACAAATTGAAGTGACACCTCAAGCGGTTGCTAAACTGGCGGAATTAGGCACGGATAAGAAAGCGGATTATGTCAGGGTGAGCGCTCAACAGGCTTGTGGGTGTGGTCGTATCGGCTACCGTATGGCGTGGGAAGAACACGTATCGGCCGATGACGAGCAGTTCCAGGCAGCTGGAGTGACCTTGGTCGTGGATGCTAATAGCCGGCCATATATCGATGGAGGCGTGTTGGATTATCAAGTGGATTCCATGCAAGAAGGCTTTGTTTTGACTAATCCCCATGCTCAAAATGGTTGTAGTTGTGGAAGCCATTAA
- a CDS encoding sulfite exporter TauE/SafE family protein: protein MLSGAIIASVLAFSTGLGIGFLLAAAGGGTLILSIIVLHYLFGLTHAELFGTVAALTFVLTVALFLVRRDAHRGAIRPALWFTVPGLFTMTITKLIPHDLTTHIRLALIGLLLVINTLLSLIISKFLARTRKIHRKRLAMLGGGVGFLAGYFGVNGVFLALPSMLMSGLPQNIAVSSSTLTIASFALTTAIRNMVRASIDWRVLIPFLLGSLTGLMISRVWFHFRQPSSRTGWITTVIVLAAGLFLLQQNWFGLYTPSLALYDGIKGGLWNEFTN from the coding sequence GGCTGGAGGCGGCACACTCATATTGTCAATCATTGTGCTGCATTATTTGTTTGGTTTGACCCATGCCGAATTATTCGGGACAGTGGCCGCACTGACGTTCGTGCTGACTGTGGCGCTGTTTCTTGTGCGCCGGGATGCGCACCGGGGTGCAATAAGGCCGGCATTGTGGTTTACAGTGCCTGGACTTTTCACGATGACGATCACAAAGCTGATACCACATGATCTGACGACGCATATTCGTTTGGCTTTAATCGGCCTATTATTAGTGATAAATACCCTATTATCACTCATCATATCAAAGTTTTTGGCCCGCACTCGGAAGATTCATCGCAAGCGATTGGCCATGCTGGGTGGGGGCGTTGGATTCCTAGCCGGATACTTTGGGGTCAATGGCGTTTTCTTAGCACTCCCGAGCATGTTAATGAGTGGATTACCGCAAAATATTGCTGTGAGCAGTTCGACATTAACGATTGCGAGTTTTGCCTTAACCACGGCGATACGTAATATGGTGCGAGCTAGCATCGATTGGCGAGTGCTCATTCCTTTCCTTCTGGGATCTCTTACGGGGCTGATGATCTCCCGGGTGTGGTTCCACTTTAGACAGCCATCATCACGGACAGGGTGGATTACCACCGTCATTGTGTTGGCAGCTGGTCTCTTTTTATTACAACAAAATTGGTTTGGCCTTTACACCCCTTCACTAGCCCTTTATGATGGGATTAAAGGAGGGCTATGGAATGAGTTTACAAATTGA